A stretch of Pseudobdellovibrionaceae bacterium DNA encodes these proteins:
- a CDS encoding ATP-binding cassette domain-containing protein yields the protein MSTPLLSIENVTKVCGVTTANDDISWRIEKGGIHALIGENGAGKSTLMKILFGLDTADTGRIFWKGAPRPWASPLQAKAVGLSMVHQHFMQAENLTGLEHFALEVTASVSGPRALVPLNRSRLRERAERLAAHYGLPVPWDKPVREMSVGEQQRLEILKALAHPSELLILDEPTAVLAPQEVAPFLERLKLLKAEGKTIILITHKLKEVLSIADTITVLRRGKLVWTGAIGTETEHSLAEKMIGEKLPPLRDEAAVRLGENAGVRIRVRGGRHRENPHRRLGQWDLQLRPGEIVGFAGVDGNGQDELTEMLVHPREFLIDGEVTWDEADLTVMGLPELKARGLAWIPADRLNQAAIREFSALENYVLGREADHSQRGLMRWTEARVELEHDLETFDVRPRETEKIFSGFSGGNQQKVVAAREFRARPKFICACHPTRGIDILAARRIHDKLREARLNGAVTMLVSADVDELFSLCDRIFVLYRGELRLELPREKFSAEVVGRAMAGLQ from the coding sequence ATGTCCACACCGCTGCTCTCCATCGAGAACGTAACCAAGGTTTGCGGAGTAACGACCGCGAACGACGATATCTCGTGGCGCATCGAGAAGGGCGGCATCCACGCGCTGATCGGCGAAAACGGCGCCGGCAAATCGACGCTCATGAAAATCCTGTTCGGCCTCGACACTGCCGACACCGGACGCATCTTCTGGAAAGGCGCCCCGCGCCCGTGGGCGTCGCCGCTCCAAGCGAAAGCGGTGGGCCTGTCGATGGTTCACCAACACTTCATGCAGGCCGAAAATCTGACGGGCCTCGAACACTTCGCACTCGAGGTCACGGCGAGTGTCTCTGGACCACGCGCGCTCGTCCCTTTGAATCGAAGCCGTTTACGCGAACGCGCCGAACGACTGGCGGCCCACTACGGACTCCCGGTGCCGTGGGATAAACCCGTTCGCGAAATGTCCGTCGGCGAGCAGCAGCGTCTGGAAATTCTGAAAGCGCTCGCCCATCCGAGCGAGCTTCTGATTCTGGATGAACCGACGGCGGTCCTCGCACCCCAAGAAGTCGCCCCGTTCCTCGAACGTTTGAAGCTGCTGAAGGCCGAAGGCAAAACCATTATCCTGATCACCCACAAACTCAAAGAGGTCTTGAGCATCGCCGACACCATCACGGTGCTTCGGCGCGGAAAGCTCGTCTGGACCGGCGCGATCGGCACGGAAACCGAACACAGTCTGGCCGAAAAGATGATCGGCGAAAAGCTGCCGCCCCTTCGTGACGAGGCGGCGGTTCGTTTGGGCGAAAACGCGGGCGTACGCATCCGTGTCCGCGGCGGTCGGCATCGCGAAAATCCGCACCGACGGCTCGGCCAATGGGATTTGCAGCTTCGGCCCGGCGAAATCGTCGGCTTCGCCGGCGTCGACGGCAATGGCCAAGACGAGCTGACCGAGATGCTCGTCCATCCCCGTGAATTCCTCATCGATGGTGAGGTCACTTGGGACGAAGCGGACCTGACCGTCATGGGACTTCCCGAGCTGAAAGCGCGGGGCCTGGCCTGGATTCCCGCCGACCGTTTGAATCAAGCCGCGATCCGCGAATTCAGCGCGCTGGAGAATTACGTCCTCGGACGTGAAGCCGACCACAGCCAACGCGGACTCATGCGTTGGACCGAGGCGCGCGTCGAACTCGAACACGACCTAGAGACCTTCGACGTCCGCCCCCGCGAAACGGAAAAGATATTTTCGGGATTTTCGGGTGGCAACCAACAAAAGGTCGTCGCCGCGCGGGAATTCCGTGCGCGCCCGAAATTCATCTGCGCCTGCCACCCCACCCGCGGCATCGACATCTTGGCCGCGCGGCGGATTCACGACAAACTCCGCGAAGCGCGCCTGAACGGCGCGGTGACCATGCTCGTTTCGGCCGACGTCGACGAGCTCTTCTCGCTTTGCGACCGCATTTTCGTTCTTTACCGCGGCGAACTGCGCTTGGAGCTTCCGCGCGAAAAATTCTCGGCCGAAGTCGTCGGCCGGGCGATGGCGGGGTTACAATGA
- a CDS encoding BMP family ABC transporter substrate-binding protein — MSPNPLRFVLRLILLQVLVVPVAFAQLKVGLVLDKGGKDDKSFNTAAFVGATRAQKELGIDLKYVEASDLNALENFHRGFARKKFDLIIGVGFAQADAVKKVAAQFPEQKFAVVDAEVSAPNVRALLFEEHEGSFLVGALAALTSKSGKLGFIGGMDIPLIRRFEMGYSAGAKKVNPKATVTVNYIGVTGDAWNNPTKAKELALAQFSGGVDVTFVAAGASGAGAFEAAATQKKFVIGVDSNQNWMRPGTVLTSMLKRVDVAVFDTIRDVKEGKFQAGVARFGLKDKGIDYAVDEHNEKLITPEAKAKLEQLRADILAGKIKVPDYYQTKK; from the coding sequence ATGTCGCCGAATCCGCTTCGCTTCGTCCTGCGCCTGATTCTCCTCCAGGTGCTGGTGGTGCCCGTCGCCTTCGCTCAACTCAAAGTCGGACTCGTCCTCGATAAGGGCGGCAAAGACGACAAGAGTTTCAACACGGCGGCCTTCGTCGGCGCGACCCGCGCGCAAAAAGAACTCGGTATCGACCTGAAGTACGTCGAAGCTTCGGACCTCAACGCTCTCGAAAACTTCCACCGCGGCTTTGCCCGCAAAAAATTCGACCTCATCATCGGCGTCGGTTTCGCCCAGGCCGACGCGGTCAAAAAGGTCGCGGCACAATTTCCCGAGCAGAAATTCGCGGTCGTCGACGCGGAAGTCTCCGCGCCCAACGTGCGCGCGCTTTTGTTCGAAGAACATGAAGGTTCGTTCCTCGTCGGCGCCTTGGCCGCGTTGACCTCGAAAAGCGGCAAACTCGGCTTCATCGGCGGCATGGACATTCCGCTGATCCGCCGCTTCGAGATGGGCTACTCCGCGGGAGCCAAAAAAGTGAATCCCAAAGCGACGGTCACGGTGAACTACATCGGTGTGACCGGCGACGCCTGGAACAATCCCACGAAGGCGAAAGAACTCGCGCTCGCGCAGTTCTCAGGCGGCGTGGACGTCACCTTCGTCGCAGCTGGCGCTTCGGGCGCGGGCGCGTTCGAAGCCGCGGCGACGCAGAAAAAATTCGTGATCGGGGTCGACTCGAACCAAAACTGGATGCGCCCGGGCACCGTGCTGACCAGCATGCTCAAACGTGTGGACGTCGCCGTTTTCGATACCATCCGCGACGTCAAAGAAGGCAAGTTCCAAGCCGGTGTCGCGCGCTTCGGCCTGAAAGACAAAGGCATCGATTACGCCGTCGACGAACACAACGAAAAGTTGATCACTCCCGAAGCCAAAGCGAAACTCGAGCAGCTCCGTGCCGATATCTTGGCCGGTAAAATCAAAGTTCCCGACTACTACCAAACCAAGAAGTGA
- a CDS encoding Crp/Fnr family transcriptional regulator produces the protein MFAEGDWLYQAGEAPTFIFVVKSGAVKLTRNVSGLRGRMGHAEFITRIAGGGDILGARAVLAGERLQESARSLTRTEVEVFELSEILRIMSGPPTLLRTLLHSLGQQVEDNVAEEARRYLASVQERIAQCLLGLADRFGVEASEGIRIGLRLSRNELAQLSGTINESLSRHLTELKDEGILGLRGKEIFVKNRAALMAKAGILS, from the coding sequence GTGTTTGCCGAAGGCGACTGGCTTTACCAGGCGGGTGAAGCGCCGACCTTCATCTTTGTCGTGAAGTCCGGTGCCGTGAAACTCACTCGGAACGTTTCGGGGCTTCGGGGGCGGATGGGCCATGCCGAATTTATCACCCGTATCGCGGGGGGCGGAGACATTCTGGGCGCCCGGGCGGTTTTGGCGGGAGAGCGTCTTCAAGAAAGCGCCCGGAGCTTGACGCGTACGGAAGTCGAAGTCTTCGAGTTGAGTGAGATCTTACGCATCATGAGCGGGCCGCCGACACTCTTGCGTACGCTTTTGCATTCACTGGGACAGCAGGTCGAAGACAATGTGGCGGAAGAAGCCCGCCGCTATCTGGCCAGTGTGCAAGAGCGGATCGCGCAGTGTCTTTTGGGCCTGGCGGATCGCTTCGGTGTCGAAGCAAGCGAGGGAATTCGTATCGGTCTTCGGCTGAGCCGCAACGAGTTGGCGCAGCTTTCGGGAACGATCAACGAATCCCTGTCGCGTCATCTGACCGAATTGAAGGACGAAGGCATTTTGGGACTTCGCGGAAAAGAGATTTTCGTCAAGAACCGCGCAGCGCTGATGGCGAAAGCGGGCATCCTGAGTTAG
- a CDS encoding dienelactone hydrolase family protein gives MYGKTLGLLALTLFTSATAFAKLHTKTIEYKEGDTVLEGVLYHDDKFKGARPAVIVVHEWMGLDNYAKSRAQELAAQGYIALAADIYGKGVKVTDLKQAGELAGKYKSDRALLRKRAQAAFDTLLAQKNVNKDQMLAIGFCFGGTTVLELARAGAPVAGVVSFHGGLDSPTPADAKSIKAKVLVLHGAIDPFVKPAEIAGFYKEMDDAKVDYQFISYAGAVHKFSNPEAGDNVASGAAYNKLADQRSQKAMRAFFDEIVLKK, from the coding sequence ATGTACGGCAAGACTCTGGGACTTCTCGCGCTGACTCTTTTCACGAGCGCCACCGCTTTCGCTAAACTTCATACGAAAACCATCGAATACAAAGAGGGCGACACCGTTCTTGAGGGCGTCCTTTACCACGACGACAAATTCAAAGGCGCGCGTCCCGCGGTGATCGTCGTTCACGAGTGGATGGGACTCGACAACTACGCCAAATCGCGCGCCCAAGAACTTGCGGCCCAGGGCTACATCGCACTGGCCGCCGACATCTACGGTAAAGGCGTGAAGGTCACCGATCTGAAGCAAGCCGGGGAGCTCGCGGGCAAATACAAATCCGACCGCGCGCTTTTGCGTAAGCGGGCGCAGGCGGCGTTCGATACGCTGCTCGCGCAGAAGAACGTAAACAAGGACCAGATGCTGGCCATCGGCTTTTGCTTCGGCGGCACCACGGTTTTGGAACTCGCGCGCGCGGGCGCGCCCGTCGCGGGCGTCGTCAGTTTCCATGGCGGTCTGGACAGCCCGACGCCGGCGGATGCGAAAAGTATCAAAGCTAAAGTCCTCGTCCTGCACGGCGCGATCGATCCCTTCGTGAAGCCCGCCGAAATCGCGGGATTTTACAAAGAGATGGATGACGCGAAAGTCGACTACCAGTTCATTTCCTACGCGGGCGCCGTCCACAAGTTCTCGAATCCCGAGGCGGGGGATAACGTCGCGTCGGGCGCCGCCTACAATAAACTGGCGGATCAGCGCTCGCAAAAGGCGATGCGCGCGTTCTTCGACGAGATCGTACTGAAGAAGTGA
- a CDS encoding right-handed parallel beta-helix repeat-containing protein: MAYKSSAATTCEFETRICTDGELSGRFEFPECDPVMGAKKLCLFDGKVVPHGKSVDAYSTSNGACEVQKRVCSDGILSGSFQFAKCKKEGPLSCLFGGKTIPHGATTKAYALMNPVGEDCRSENRLCSNGVLSGEFTHTSCARAMRSCAADRQTIDHGSSAVMYASASVPFGQKCQRQTRKCADGILSGSYGYGTCVEQKPLDCKIGDEVVAHGKTVKAYRVANVGFEGACEPETRVCTDGVLSGKFKHLACERAAVPSTIHLYMKGSGANGHAGTDPEKPLKNLNGVLRAITNTYGQFKKDIVVNIHPETYVDEDVQWTYASPDHRITFRPWTGMKGRPRFLRTSSTAKSFFSVLAVNNKRSNLHFYQLDIEGYHAGIKLNGLKDARAAFNSHNSVKECFFLKIGQLHVAGETEHAYSALGIANSRNNEISGNRFYHIENKPGVELGKIHAIYAAYSAHDNVIRNNFFVNVSGYPVKFRDGSNNNLVEGNLFWKTSNHPYGLVVSDNLNYGVECPNINVVMRNNYFGTNYFDQAGGEPGHIIHPDRNYDHCALKTPRLRGTGNIRVKHLSELQDLWNKK, encoded by the coding sequence TTGGCGTATAAAAGTTCCGCCGCGACGACCTGCGAATTTGAAACCCGCATTTGCACCGATGGCGAGTTGTCGGGTCGTTTCGAATTTCCGGAGTGTGACCCGGTGATGGGCGCGAAGAAACTCTGTCTTTTTGACGGGAAAGTCGTGCCTCATGGAAAGTCGGTCGATGCGTACTCAACATCCAACGGTGCATGCGAAGTTCAGAAGCGTGTGTGCAGCGACGGAATCTTGAGCGGCAGTTTTCAATTCGCGAAATGTAAAAAGGAGGGGCCGCTTTCGTGCCTCTTCGGCGGAAAAACGATCCCTCACGGAGCGACAACAAAAGCCTACGCCCTCATGAATCCGGTCGGCGAGGACTGTCGATCCGAAAATCGGCTCTGCTCCAACGGAGTTCTGAGCGGAGAATTCACCCATACGAGTTGCGCCCGCGCGATGAGGTCCTGCGCGGCGGACCGTCAAACAATCGATCACGGGTCGAGCGCCGTCATGTACGCGAGCGCGTCCGTTCCTTTCGGACAAAAGTGTCAGCGGCAAACCCGAAAATGCGCGGACGGCATCCTTTCCGGAAGCTACGGATACGGCACCTGCGTCGAGCAGAAGCCCCTCGACTGCAAAATCGGCGACGAGGTCGTCGCCCACGGCAAGACCGTCAAGGCCTATCGGGTCGCGAACGTCGGCTTTGAGGGCGCATGCGAGCCGGAGACCCGCGTCTGCACTGACGGTGTCCTGTCCGGCAAGTTCAAGCACCTCGCCTGCGAGCGGGCGGCGGTACCGTCCACGATCCACCTCTATATGAAGGGAAGCGGCGCGAACGGCCACGCCGGCACCGATCCGGAGAAACCCCTTAAAAACCTGAACGGCGTTCTCCGGGCCATCACGAACACCTACGGCCAATTCAAAAAAGACATCGTGGTGAACATCCATCCCGAAACATACGTGGATGAGGACGTCCAGTGGACTTACGCTTCGCCCGATCACCGCATCACCTTCCGTCCTTGGACGGGCATGAAAGGTCGCCCGAGGTTCCTGCGCACGAGCTCGACCGCTAAATCTTTCTTTTCGGTACTGGCCGTCAATAACAAGCGTAGCAACCTGCACTTCTATCAGCTCGACATCGAGGGCTACCACGCCGGCATCAAACTGAACGGCCTCAAGGACGCCCGCGCCGCGTTCAACTCGCACAACTCGGTGAAGGAGTGCTTCTTCCTGAAGATCGGCCAGCTACACGTGGCGGGCGAAACGGAGCACGCTTACTCGGCCCTCGGAATCGCCAACTCACGGAACAACGAGATCAGCGGCAACCGCTTCTACCACATCGAAAACAAGCCGGGCGTTGAGTTGGGGAAGATCCACGCGATCTACGCTGCTTATTCCGCGCATGACAATGTCATCCGGAACAACTTCTTTGTGAACGTTAGCGGGTATCCGGTGAAATTCCGCGACGGCTCGAACAATAACCTGGTCGAGGGGAACCTCTTCTGGAAAACCAGCAACCATCCTTACGGGCTGGTGGTCTCGGACAATCTGAATTACGGCGTCGAGTGTCCCAACATCAACGTCGTGATGAGGAACAACTACTTCGGCACCAACTACTTCGATCAGGCCGGCGGCGAGCCCGGGCACATCATCCATCCCGACCGTAACTACGATCACTGCGCCCTGAAGACCCCGCGCTTGCGCGGCACCGGTAACATTCGGGTGAAGCACCTCAGCGAGCTGCAGGATCTGTGGAATAAAAAGTAA